A single Manduca sexta isolate Smith_Timp_Sample1 chromosome 11, JHU_Msex_v1.0, whole genome shotgun sequence DNA region contains:
- the LOC119189005 gene encoding LOW QUALITY PROTEIN: xanthine dehydrogenase-like (The sequence of the model RefSeq protein was modified relative to this genomic sequence to represent the inferred CDS: inserted 1 base in 1 codon; deleted 2 bases in 1 codon): METQCCTVTYSSTALVVRAATQWMDIVNVAVARALNINENEVIVVVPRLGGAYGAKASRSSMAACACALVAHKLNRSAMLVMPLTTNMTALGKRQQCECYYEAGVNDDGVIQYLDVQYYSDCGYNYNDTSTSELGNSMTNLYDSSTWNVKGYSVLTDMAGATWCRGPGTTEGVAIAEQIMEHIANATGKDSADVRTANIATPVSVVKDMISTFKEEIDYVNRKTAIDKFNSENAWKKKALSLSAMAWPLKYSWNFPVTVSVYHADGTVAISQGGIEVGQGINTKVAQVCAYTLNIPLNKVVVHGSDSFVSPNTMVTNGSMTSDLVAYATVKAVKELLRRFEDVKKDLTEPTWEEVVKAAFNKGINLQASHMTSPLDGLVDYDVYXVCVSEVELDVLTGNHILTRVDLLEDTGISLNPEIDVGQIEGAFIMGVGLWTSENLIYDSTGNLLTNRTWTYKPPCAKDIPVDFRVYFRRNAPNPAGVLRSKATGEPALTLAVGVSHALRKAILEARKEFGYNDTEWLHIDTPLTVDNIMKALSIKYDKFKLS, encoded by the exons ATGGAGACGCAATGCTGTACCGTCACCTATTCCTCCACTGCGCTGGTGGTCAGAGCCGCTACGCAGTGGATGGACATCGTCAATGTGGCTGTAGCGCGggccttaaatataaatgaaaatga GGTAATAGTGGTAGTGCCGCGGCTCGGCGGCGCGTACGGTGCAAAGGCGTCGCGCTCGTCAATGGCGGCGTGTGCGTGCGCACTAGTTGCTCACAAGCTGAACCGTAGCGCGATGCTTGTCATGCCACTTACGACCAACATGACGGCGCTCGGCAAAAGACAGCAGTGCGAGTGCTATTATGAG GCCGGCGTCAACGACGACGGTGTGATCCAGTACCTAGACGTACAATACTATTCAGACTGCGGATACAACTACAACGATACATCAACTAGCGAGCTAGGGAACTCTATGACTAATCTATACGACAGTTCTACTTGGAACGTCAAGGGTTACAGTGTTCTCACTGATATGGCTGGAGCCACTTGGTGTAGGGGACCAG GCACAACAGAAGGCGTTGCGATAGCAGAACAAATCATGGAGCACATAGCAAACGCGACTGGCAAAGACTCGGCTGACGTCAGAACAGCCAATATTGCGACACCAGTTAGCGTAGTTAAGGACATGATCTCCACATTCAAAGAAGAGATTGATTATGTCAACAGGAAAACTGCTATAGATAAATTTAATAGTGAGAATGCTTGGAAGAAGAAGGCATTGAGTCTATCGGCTATGGCATGGCCTTtaa AATACTCCTGGAACTTCCCTGTAACAGTATCTGTGTACCACGCAGACGGTACGGTAGCTATATCTCAAGGTGGTATCGAAGTAGGACAAGGAATCAACACCAAAGTTGCCCAAGTCTGTGCTTATACTCTCAACATACCACTTAATAAAGTCGTGGTGCATGGCAGTGACAGCTTTGTTTCTCCAAACACGATGGTTACTAATGGCAGTATGACGAGTGACCTCGTAGCCTACGCTACTGTCAAGGCT GTAAAAGAACTGCTGAGGAGATTCGAAGATGTTAAAAAGGATCTGACCGAGCCCACTTGGGAGGAGGTCGTTAAGGCTGCTTTTAATAAAG GAATAAACTTACAAGCATCACACATGACGTCTCCTCTCGATGGACTAGTAGACTACGACGTAT GAGTATGCGTATCAGAAGTGGAACTAGACGTTCTCACTGGAAACCACATCCTCACCAGAGTTGATCTGCTAGAAGACACGGGGATCAGCTTAAATCCAGAGATTGATGTTGGACAG ATCGAAGGCGCCTTCATAATGGGCGTCGGTTTGTGGACATCTGAGAATCTGATCTACGATTCTACGGGCAATCTGCTGACCAACAGAACTTGGACATACAAGCCTCCTTGTGCCAAAGATATTCCTGTGGACTTCAGGGTGTATTTTAGAAGAAATGCACCAAATCCTGCTGGTGTTTTGAGGTCAAAAg CGACTGGTGAGCCCGCGTTGACGCTAGCGGTGGGGGTGTCACACGCGCTGCGGAAAGCGATCCTCGAGGCGCGCAAGGAGTTCGGATACAACGACACCGAGTGGCTGCATATTG ATACGCCGTTGACCGTAGACAACATCATGAAAGCGCTATctattaaatatgataaatttaaactatCTTAG